In Athene noctua chromosome 8, bAthNoc1.hap1.1, whole genome shotgun sequence, a genomic segment contains:
- the ALG3 gene encoding dol-P-Man:Man(5)GlcNAc(2)-PP-Dol alpha-1,3-mannosyltransferase: MAAGRGGAAALRRAWRERRAALLEPRYTPLVAACLCLAEGGVNLWVIRRVPYTEIDWKAYMEEVEGFANGTLDYTQLKGDTGPLVYPAGFVYIFLGLYYATGRGTNIRLAQYLFAGLYLLNLLLVFRIYYRTNKVPPYVFFFMCCASYRIHSIFVLRLFNDPVAMAILFLAINLFLEEHWSWGCFLFSLAVSVKMNILLFAPGLLFLLLQRFGLLGCIPKLCICALLQVVLGLPFLLVNPVGYLTRSFDLGRQFQFKWTVNWRFLPEEVFQNRAFHTTLLLAHLAGLGLFALHRWHRSKESILALLKDPAERKHASPPLTVNKIVFVLFSSNFLGVCCSRSLHYQFYVWYFHTLPYLLWCTPTTKLAHMPKVLLLGVIELCWNTYPSTVCSSLSLHICHGLVLLQLWYGTAPPPAPHIPQPSRRPSAISKKAQ; the protein is encoded by the exons atggcggcggggcgggggggcgcagCGGCGCTGCGGCGGGCCtggcgggagcggcgggcggcgcTGCTGGAGCCCCGCTACACCCCGCTGGTGGCCGCCTGCCTCTGCCTGGCCGAGGGCGGCGTCAACCTCTGGGTCATCCGCAGGGTCCCCT ACACCGAGATCGACTGGAAGGCCTACATGGAGGAGGTGGAGGGCTTTGCCAACGGGACCCTCGACTACACCCAGCTGAAGGGTGACACCGGGCCGCTGGT CTACCCCGCCGGCTTCGTCTACATCTTCCTGGGCCTGTACTACGCCACAGGCCGCGGCACCAACATCCGCCTGGCACAGTACCTCTTCGCCGGCCTCTACCTCCTCAACCTTCTCCTCGTCTTCCGCATCTACTACCGAACCAACAAG GTCCCCCcatatgttttcttcttcatgtgCTGTGCCTCCTACCGAATCCACTCCATCTTTGTCCTACGGCTCTTTAACGACCCTGTTGCCATGGCCATCCTCTTCCTCGCCATCAACCTCTTCCTGGAGGAGCACTGGTCCTGGGGCTGCTTCCTCTTCAG CCTGGCTGTGTCTGTGAAGATGAACATCCTGCTTTTTGCGCCTGggcttctcttccttctcctccaacGGTTCGGTCTCCTGGGCTGTATCCCCAAGCTCTGCATCTGTGCCCTGCTCCAG GTGGTTCTGGGGCTGCCCTTCCTGCTGGTGAACCCCGTGGGGTACCTGACGCGCTCCTTTGACCTGGGCCGCCAGTTCCAGTTCAAATGGACGGTGAACTGGCGCTTCCTCCCGGAAGAGGTTTTCCAGAACCGGGCTTTCCACACCACACTGCTCCTGGCTCACCTGGCCGGCCTGGGGCTCTTTGCACTGCACCGATGGCACAG GTCCAAAGAGAGCATCCTGGCTCTGCTGAAGGATCCTGCTGAAAGGAAACACGCATCCCCTCCCTTGACTGTCAACA AGATTGTCTTCGTCCTCTTCTCCTCCAACTTCCTGGGTGTCTGCTGCAGCCGCTCCCTGCACTACCAGTTCTACGTCTGGTATTTCCACACACTGCCCTACTTACTCTGGTGCACCCCTACCACCAAGCTCGCCCACATGCCCAA ggtgctgctgctgggtgtgATCGAGCTCTGCTGGAACACATACCCCTCCACGGTCTGCAGCTCCCTCTCCCTCCACATCTGCCACGGACTCGTCCTGCTCCAGCTCTGGTacggcacagcccccccgccaGCACCACACATCCCCCAGCCGAGCAGGAGACCCTCAGCCATCTCCAAGAAGGCCCAGTGA
- the EEF1AKMT4 gene encoding EEF1A lysine methyltransferase 4, which produces MERRRRAPAATRRYRQRRFWDALYRREGAEPREWLGGLSRFLPQLEAELRPGDRILVLGCGNSALSHDLHELGYTDVTSIDFSPACIAAMRARYARCPGLRWAVMDIRALAFPDAAFDVVLEKGTLDVLMVEETDPWDVSPQAAAAMHRVLAEVSRVLRPGGCFISITFAQPHFRKPHYAQEAFGWSLRHAACGDGDAGAFHYFLYVMRKGQPLDPTDLALGRRLHQPPPPAAPPPPPAPPDDDEDYLLAIQL; this is translated from the exons atggagcggcggcggcgcgcgcccGCCGCCACCCGCCGCTACCGGCAGCGCCGCTTCTGGGACGCGCTGTACCGGCGGGAGGGCGCCGAGCCCCGGgagtggctgggggggctgtcCCGGTTCCTCCCGCAGCTGGAGGCCGAGCTGCGCCCCGGGGACCGTATCCTCGTTCTCG GCTGCGGCAACAGCGCCCTGAGCCACGACCTGCACGAGCTGGGCTACACCGACGTCACCAGCATCGACTTCTCCCCCGCCTGCATCGCCGCCATGCGCGCCCGCTACGCCCGCTGCCCCGGCCTGCGCTGGGCCGTCATGGACATCCGCGCCCTCGCCTTCCCCGACGCCGCCTTCGACGTCGTGCTGGAGAAGGGCACCCTCGACGTGCTGATGGTGGAGGAGACCGACCCCTGGGACGTCTCGCCCCAGGCGGCCGCCGCGATGCACCGGGTGCTAGCGGAG GTGAGCCGGGTGCTGCGCCCGGGGGGCTGCTTCATCTCCATCACCTTTGCCCAGCCCCACTTCCGCAAGCCCCACTACGCCCAGGAGGCCTTCGGCTGGTCCCTGCGCCACGccgcctgcggggacggggacgCCGGCGCCTTCCACTACTTCCTCTACGTCATGCGCAAGGGGCAGCCCCTGGACCCCACCGACCTGGCCCTGGGGCGACGGCTGCACCAGccccccccacccgccgccccgccgccgccccccgccccaccGGACGACGATGAGGACTATCTCCTTGCCATCCAGCTgtga
- the VWA5B2 gene encoding von Willebrand factor A domain-containing protein 5B2: MPGLYALSSWEALPLKSSKVKACANGYSLSITAHLVYTNPHEEPVEGIFIYPLEESEVVAGFEAAVGSRRVTFQVQNRHRAQDCCLQCSPSPGRPRRCAAGHLVLDEDVERSTFIIVTGTLCPAESLAVTLSTAQELATLPDGALRLLLPPILTPRIPEVPESEPASLCDDRLALCPTSCFGGPGARSQPSSTVPVESMDVFRGQPCNPFPYEFAFELLVKGPCLLAGLESPSHALRADADPWASSAVTTCVTLAEPHRYDRDLEIILYPCEPHHPHLVMEDGTMTYPEYEAHVRSRRDYTRIARKDGSGERQVAFVQKRFHKDIFPNPVLMLNFCPAAEGVPGDLQSVTREVLFIVDCSNTMSGPDLDKVKEALLVALKSLPSGTLLNIAGFSTEVKPLFPSSRLCSNETLRRACEHVAGLGADTGSTNLLAALGWALAQPLRHGYPRQLFLFTNTAAGNAGRILRLVRRQASTVRCFSFGMGSRVCRRLLKGMAKVSRGRAEFLSPTERLQPKLIKSLKKAIEPAVSDITIDWYVPDSMEALLSPTELPALYPGDRLVSYCVLYSIACFRDRRPPGREGACRGSRSSAFPSQEEVLSARESHQPPRSTQGSGDASLEFSAGGTEASERSTDPVSGGDIWKRIYQPSYIQEQYVLTHCSVSTDRSRGLLSRSSTSSESTGSRDVAPEGGSSAPGADATSQQGQKSLSLCESSTKSAPLPSALAGTKVMVALSTEELARRKKVLARAALAGRSFSSPHGELDAHRLCQALEKVSQKRNKSLEGQLDELGPRTRRLQPSAVESNNLLSPTHLDWDMLVEPSYLFSASPAPEQGEPSLGDASLPLRCQVVIHALRAGKPVSWEVTASLESLLQPREGPGREDPPWRAGKAGDKPLHCLAARSVIRDNENTAQREAELEQGFARRFRLKAVQTSKACNVPSLYTRLVPVDGATQAALSAAPEVWGTAGSASRPRASTAGSWNHRSFSVGLGQQQDAEEQDEAPVAAERDETPGSPASVSSPTYGWEKQNCSNGPPTSPSTTSMGSQKSTESIAGSRFSLSRRRGPSLALRPQCLSPESERPGNHASHDYLPLVQLQQAQGPFQLTESFSEVVQIPLDRLRRASPYASHRASLSPVSPVARSSPEAGPGREEGEEPRSPPSRSTCSEVPSAAVWAQADSGHGSESDTGPHSAAPSEAGMSWQDVGPEDLESASWATAVALAWLEHRCASFFEEWELVAAKADAWLQAQRLPEGVDVGCLKGAARHLFLLLRHWDENIKLNMLCYNPNNV, translated from the exons ATGCCGGGCCTGTACGCCCTCTCCTCCTGGGAGGCTCTGCCCCTGAAGAGCTCCAAGGTGAAGGCTTGTGCCAACGGGTACTCCCTGAGCATCACCGCTCACCTCGTGTACACCAACCCCCACGAGGAGCCTGTGGAAG GCATCTTCATCTACCCGCTGGAGGAGTCGGAGGTGGTGGCTGGCTTCGAGGCAGCGGTGGGCAGCCGGCGGGTGACATTCCAGGTCCAGAACCGGCACCGGGCGCAGGACTGTTGCCTCCagtgcagccccagccctggccgGCCACGCCGCTGTGCTGCTG gccaCCTCGTCCTGGACGAAGATGTGGAGCGCTCCACCTTCATCATCGTCACAGGCACGCTGTGCCCGGCGGAGAGCCTGGCTGTCACCCTGAGCACGGCGCAGGAACTGGCCACGCTGCCAGACGGGGCCCTGCGCCTCCTCCTACCCCCCATCCTCACACCCCGCATCCCTGAGGTCCCCGAGAGCGAGCCGGCAAGCTTGTGTGACGACAGGTTGGCCCTATG CCCCACCAGCTGTTTTGGGGGGCCAGGTGCCCGGAGCCAGCCTTCCTCCACAGTGCCTGTGGAGAGCATGGATGTCTTTCGGGGACAGCCCTGCAACCCTTTTCCTTATGAGTTTGCCTTCGAGCTGCTGGTGAAGGGCCCCTGTTTACTGGCAG GGCTGGAGAGCCCATCCCATGCCCTGCGAGCCGACGCCGAcccctgggccagctctgctGTCACCACCTGTGTCACCCTGGCTGAGCCCCATCGCTACGACAGGGACCTGGAGATCATCCTCTATCCCTGTG AACCCCACCACCCTCACCTGGTGATGGAGGACGGCACCATGACGTACCCCGAGTACGAGGCCCATGTCCGGAGCCGCCGGGATTACACACGGATCGCCAGGAAGGACGGCAGCGGCGAGAGACAG GTGGCTTTCGTGCAGAAGCGTTTCCACAAAGACATCTTCCCCAACCCCGTGTTGATGCTGAACTTCTGCCCGGCGGCGGAGGGTGTCCCTGGGGACCTGCAGAGTGTCACCCGCGAGGTCCTCTTCATCGTCGACTGCAGCAACACCATGAGTGGGCCGGACCTTGACAAGGTCAAG GAAGCTTTGCTGGTGGCCCTGAAGAGCCTTCCATCAGGGACGCTGCTCAACATCGCTGGCTTCAGCACCGAAGTCAAGCCGCTCTTCCCATCCAGCCGCCTCTGCAGCAAC GAGACACTGCGGCGCGCCTGCGAGCACGTCGCTGGGCTGGGGGCAGACACGGGCAGCACCAACctgctggcagcgctgggctgggcGCTGGCACAGCCCCTCCGCCACGGCTACCCCCGCCAGCTCTTCCTCTTCACCAACACGGCGGCAGGCAACGCGGGCAGGATCCTCCGGCTGGTGCGCAGGCAGGCCAGCACCGTCAG GTGCTTCAGCTTCGGCATGGGCTCGCGGGTGTGCCGGCGGCTGCTGAAGGGCATGGCCAAGGTGAGCCGGGGCCGCGCTGAGTTCCTGAGCCCGACCGAGAGGCTGCAGCCCAAG ctgATCAAGTCCCTGAAGAAGGCGATCGAGCCGGCCGTCAGCGACATCACCATCGACTGGTATGTCCCCGACAGCATGGAGGCTCTGCTCTCGCCCACTGAGCTCCCGGCCCTCTACCCCGGTGACCGCCTCGTCAGCTACTGTGTCCTCTACAGCATCGCCTGCTTCCGCGACAGGCGCCCACCG GGCCGGGAAGGGGCTTGCCGGGGCTCCCGGAGCTCAGCCTTCCCCTCCCAGGAGGAGGTGCTCAGTGCCAGGGAGAGCCATCAGCCACCCCGGAGTACCCAGGGATCTGGGGACGCCTCCCTGGAGTTCTCTGCCGGGGGCACAGAGGCGTCGGAGCGCA GTACAGATCCTGTTTCAGGGGGAGACATCTGGAAACGGATTTACCAGCCCTCCTACATCCAGGAGCAGTACGTCCTGACACACTGCTCCGTCAGCACTGACCGCAGCCGGGGGCTGCTCTCCCGCAGCTCCACCAGCAGCGAGTCCACTGGCTCCCGAGATGTGGCCCCTGAGGGTGGCTCCTCAGCCCCTGGTGCCGATGCCACCTCCCAGCAGGGGCAGAAGAGCCTGTCCCTCTGTGAGTCCTCCACCAAATCTGCCCCACTGCCCTCCGCCCTGGCTGGCACCAAG GTGATGGTGGCCCTGAGCACGGAGGAGCTGGCACGGCGGAAGAAGGTACTGGCACGTGCCGCCCTGGCTGGCCGCAGCTTTTCCTCGCCGCACGGGGAGCTGGATGCCCACCGGCTCTGCCAGGCCCTGGAGAAGGTGTCACAGAAGAGGAACAAGTCCTTGGAGGGGCAGCTGGATGAGCTGGGACCCCGAACACGGCGTTTGCAGCCCAGTGCAGTGGAATCAA ATAACCTCCTCTCACCCACCCACCTGGACTGGGACATGCTGGTGGAGCCCTCCTACCTCTTCAGCGCCTCACCGGCACCCGAGCAGGGGGAGCCCAGTCTGGGCGATGCCAGCCTGCCCCTGCGCTGCCAGGTGGTGATCCACGCGCTGCGAGCCGGCAAGCCGGTGTCCTGGGAAGTGACAGCCTCGCTGGAGTCGCTGCTGCAGCCTCGGGAGGGGCCGGGCAGGGAGGACCCCCCATGGCGGGCGGGCAAGGCCGGGGACAAGCCGTTGCACTGCTTGGCAGCACGCTCTGTCATCCGGGACAACGAGAACACGGCGCAGCGGGAAGCCGAGCTGGAGCAGG GTTTTGCCCGCCGGTTTCGCCTGAAAGCTGTGCAAACCAGCAAAGCCTGCAACGTGCCTTCTCTCTACACCCGCCTGGTGCCTGTGGATGGTGCCACGCAGGCAGCCCTGTCTGCAGCCCCCGAGGTGTGGGGCACAG CCGGCTCGGCCAGCCGGCCACGAGCCTCCACGGCAGGGAGCTGGAACCACAGGAGCTTCTCGGTGGGTCTGGGCCAGCAGCAGGATGCGGaggagcaggatgaggccccCGTTGCTGCAG AGCGAGACGAGACCCCGGGGTCTCCAGCCAGCGTCTCCTCCCCAACCTACGGCTGGGAAAAGCAGAACTGCTCAAACG GGCCTCCAACCAGcccctccaccacctccatgggctcccaGAAATCCACGGAGAGCATCGCTGGCTCCAG GTTTAGCCTGAGCAGGCGCAGGGGGCCCAGCCTGGCGCTGCGCCCGCAGTGCCTCAGCCCAGAAAGCGAGCGCCCCGGCAACCACGCCAGCCACGACTACCTCCCGCTG GTGCAGCTGCAGCAAGCCCAGGGGCCATTCCAGCTCACCGAGAGCTTCTCCGAAGTGGTGCAGATCCCCCTGGATCGCCTGCGCCGGGCCTCCCCCTACGCCTCCCACCGAGCCAGCCTCAGCCCCGTGTCCCcggtggccaggagcagccccgaGGCAGGGCCCGGCCGTGAGGAGGGCGAGGAGCCCCGCTCGCCCCCGTCCCGGAGCACTTGCTCCGAGGTGCCCAGTGCAGCCGTGTGGGCGCAGGCGGACAGCGGGCACGGCTCCGAGTCCGACACCGGCCCCCACTCGGCTGCCCCCTCCGAGGCTGGTATGAGCTGGCAGGACGTGGGGCCAGAGGACCTGGAGAGTGCCAGCTGGGCCACGGCAGTGGCCTTGGCGTGGCTGGAGCATCGCTGTGCCAGCTTCTTCGAGGAGTGGGAGCTGGTGGCAGCCAAGGCAGATGCGTGGCTGCAGGCGCAGCGGCTGCCCGAGGGGGTGGACGTGGGCTGCCTCAAAGGGGCAGCCAGGCACTTGTTCCTGCTGCTGCGTCACTGGGACGAGAACATCAAGCTGAACATGCTGTGCTACAACCCCAACAACGTCTGA